In Candidatus Goldiibacteriota bacterium HGW-Goldbacteria-1, a single genomic region encodes these proteins:
- a CDS encoding peptide chain release factor-like protein produces the protein MITDAKLKILSDKITALGIKDSDIIEKFMTSGNKGGQKANKSSNAVYLKHLPTGIEVKCKETRHREINRFLAKRLLVDKIEELQTGRSTRTDRADKIRKAKNRKQRKAAAKKSKALID, from the coding sequence ATGATTACGGATGCCAAGTTAAAAATTCTGTCCGATAAAATAACCGCTCTTGGAATTAAAGACAGCGATATTATTGAAAAATTTATGACATCCGGCAATAAGGGCGGACAGAAGGCAAATAAAAGTTCCAACGCGGTTTATCTTAAACACCTGCCTACCGGGATTGAAGTTAAATGTAAAGAAACCCGCCACAGGGAGATTAACCGTTTTCTGGCCAAAAGGCTGCTTGTTGATAAAATTGAAGAACTGCAGACCGGCCGCAGCACAAGGACGGACAGGGCGGATAAAATCAGAAAAGCCAAAAACAGAAAGCAAAGAAAGGCCGCGGCAAAGAAATCAAAAGCCTTGATTGACTAA